The genome window GAAGATGGACCACGCAAGTCTATGTGCATTTTACGGCACACTATCTATCAGTGCCTTTAGCCTGGGTGGCATTCATGGCTCCACCAAGTGGTTAGACCAAGGCACAGCATATTATCAAAAAGCCCACTTTCATGTTTGTCTTATGCTCAAGACAGCATACGATGTTCCCAAGACTGCCAAATACAAGTCTATACTCATGGCTCTCTTGACGATGGTCCAGATTGCTATACTCTCTGGCAATCGAGATGAGGCAGAGTACTTTTTCCTGGAAACGGAGAAGCTCATCCGAACAAAAGGCCTGAACCGACGAAAGTCTCGCAAAGTCAGGTTACTACATCACTGCTACGTGTTTGAGCGGCTGTCGCACGAGAGCACTTTTACACAAAATACACTGAACTTGGATCATCGGAACCGAGTCCGTGAAGCGATAGAAGCGAGCGGTGCCAGTGCCTATAGCCAGGATAGCCTGTCTTTCCGGCTCACTACGTGGAGTAACCTGGACCAGGAGATGCACAAGGTCAAAGGtcaggaagagggagaaaacgatcttcatcttcaacatcccgGAATATGGTCGGCTACGCTTTATCCTGAGATCTTTGGCGTACCAGAGCTCCACCTCTTTATGCTTTCGCTAGTCATTCGGCTTGCGCGAGAGAAAGAGCAGAACCAAGATGAACTGATAAACTCTGGACTCACATTGAAGGAGTTTATGGCTCGCGCAAAAGCAGTTGAGCGATGGATCAAGCAGCTCCATGTGCTTCGCCAGTCCATATGGATGGTCGAAGCGCCCGTTGATCCAGAACACCAACAGTCTGTCAATCTGCTGAATAGTCTGGCTGATACGATGCAGCACGCACTTTCTGTGTACTTTTATCGTAGAATTTATGATCTGGATCCTAGTATGCTTCAGAAGCATGTTCTTGGTGTGCGCGACCGACTGCTGGAGTTTGACGCCTCGGATGCTGGAATGGGATACGGATCTTTGAGACTAATATGGCCTGCATTCGTTGCAGCTTGTGAGACTGATGATAATGATATACGGGCGTCGTTTGTGCAATGGTTTGAATGCGCTGCAAAGCGAAGCGGGCTGAGGATATTTACGGACACAAAAGAACGTATTGAGCAGATATGGATCGGGAGGGACAGCACCGATAGACAAACTGGGTTCGGATGAAGCGAATTCGGAGACCATGCAAATAGCTACAGATGAACGGGCAGGCTTCGCCATGCATACATGCAAATGTGACTATGTGACGCGACCTCGCTTGCTTCATTGGTGGCTGGCCTTCCATCCATGCCAAGTGTAGGAATAGAATGAGCTCTTCGTAGCAAACCGCCACTTGGGATGACTTTCCACTTCCAGAACGGCTTATCAGCTTACCATGCGGGGTAAGCCCGTCTCCAATGGTCTTCAATTATTCTACGTCACACAGACATATTGGCTATGGCTAGGCTGCTCTGGACTTAAACTCTCCCAAGGCCGCCTGTAGTAACGGTTTCATCATGTAGAAGAAGCTTCACTGTCAACATACCAAGTTCTAAAATGGCGCCTTTTGAAGGAAAGGTGGTAAGTACTCTGTCTCCGTGCAACATTGGGCAGGAATAACACTTTAGATCGCTGTGACCGGCGCTGCCTCCGGCATGGGCCTGGCCACCGCAAAGCTCCTTGCTGAGAGGGGAGCTACAATTTCTCTAGCCGATATCAACGAAGAAGCACTCAAAAGGGCCAAAGCCTCCTTGCCGGGTGGCAAGCATATCTATCAAGTGGTAGACGTCAGCAAAAGCGACTCGGTGGACTCTTGGATTAAAGCGACTCTCAACACTTTTGGCGGCCTCCATGGTGCTGTGAACATGGCCGGTATCATTGCTGAGCCAGTGCCTCTCACCGAGTACAGCGATGAGGTCTGGGATAAGATATTTGCAGTCAATACGCGCGGAGTGTTCAACTGCCTACGAGCAGAGCTCGGAGCCATGTCCGCCGGTGCTAGCATTGTAAGCTTGAAGATCaactttttaaatagttgCTGATCACCCACAGGTCTCAGCCGCCAGCGTGTTTGGCCAATTTGGTGCTCCGGGGCATGTCGCATACTGCGCAAGCAAAGCAGCTGTCATCGGCCTTTCGCGTACAGCTGCGAAAGAAAATGCTCATATTAGAGTCAATTGCGTCTCGCCTGGTATGCTTGTACGCTTTACACGTCTCGATACTGGCTAACTGTGTTTAGGATCCGTGAGTACTGCTATGAATGAgcacgatgatgaagaacacATGAAGCGCAGTCTTTCAGGGACTGtgcagaagagaagagctgaTCCGGTCGAGGTTGCTCGGGTTATCGCGTTTTTACTCGGTGATGAGGCATCATTTGTGACTGGCGCCGTATATAATGTTGATGGTGGATGGGTATGTTAAATCTGCGTAGTCCGAGTATCTTCATGTCATCCGCTCGTTACATGGTGGAGAGTTACGTCTGCTTGTACCAAGCCGAAAATGTCTAGACATCTAGCCAACTTGGCCTGTTCTAAATTATCACAATATATACATGAGTATTTTCACTATTTGACACTAAGTCTCCTGGATTGCTGCTATTACTTCGTTACTTTAAGTAAGGTATCGGAACCCAGATCCTGGGAGATGTCGTccagcagcttcttcttcagcctccttgaGTTCCAACTTCCGGTTGGCACGCTTCAAAACTAAATAAAGAGCAATACTGGCAATGATAGCGATTGTAGCCATGGCGGCGTTGACGCTGAAAGCAAGGATGAAACGCGGCTCGGCGCCATTGGGGTACAGGAAGGATCCATAGATACTGCAGATAGTCGCTAGCGCGTTGTTGAATGCCAGTGCCGCAGCTCGTTTAGACACAGGGCGgaagttggtgttggcaGTCCATGCCATGGACATGTTGAAGCCGGAGTAGATACCAGGCAACATGATCATGGCGCCGAAGTAACGAGGGCTAATAACAGTGGTAGAcgctgagatgatgaagcctGCGACTGCAGAGGCAATAGACAAACTGGTGTGCCAGAAGCGCTCTTGAACTCTGTCGGCGTTCCATGCGACTACCGCACAAACCATGCACGCCAACAGTTATGGAGGTGCGGTGAGTAAAGGAGTAGTTATCCTGTCTTTTCCCATGCTATATCAGGCATCTTACCTATCCAGATAGTTCATGATATAGATCAGGATCATGCAAGGAAGCAGACGCAGGTCGATCTTGCGCCTGAGACGCTTCTCCAGAGCCGCGAGTTCCTCATCAGAaaggtgttgaagagcttcaggTTTAGGAGATATGGCCAGCCCCTGACTCTTGGAGTCGCAGGATTCGTTTTCGTCCATGCTGGTGTGAGGGGTCTTCTCGATATCCATGTTGTTGTacatgctgctgttgactGAAATAGAAGTTGTTGCCCTGAATGATGAGAAGCTGTTCGACCCTGACTGGCATCGCTCGTCTTTATACATCTCGAATGCATACAAACCCATTGGTGTCTTATCAGCCTGGAGAACTTCCCCAGACTCTGTGTAGTCGCTTGGCATGGGGTAGCCTTGTGGGAGACGCTACAAAGACGATAGTGAGATAGGACAAGAAACTTGTCGTCGGCTCGGTAGGCAAATAGGCCGTCAGGAGGAAGTCAATTCCCCAGATTTTATGCTGTTCTGGAGTACCATACGGGGAACCCTTGGCTCAACCACGAGATAGGCAAGTTTAGGGAATCGAAGGTTTTGCTTCGGCTCGGTAACGAAAGCGACCGTTAGCGTTGCAACTTATGTTAGTTCCCCGGATTTTCCACAGGCTTTGCCATGATAAGGGCCAGCCGTCATTAAACATTTAGCTTCAAGACCTCGTATCTCTGTTTTCAGATAAGACTATTACGATATCTGTTACCAACTTATCACTGAGAATAGCCCAGGACCTCAGTACTCTTTACCTCTTTGTATATTTTCAGTACATTAAGGGAATTAAGCGAGACGGTAGCATGCTCATGAAAAGAATAAAGTTTGCTAAAGATAGCGCGTTCCAGCAAACTGGATGATCACCCCGCATCACGATATCAAAATTTTGGAGTCATTCATGACACTTTTAGCTTACCCCTCCTCCCCATTAGCTAGATCTGGCCTTTGATgaaaaattaagtaaatcaCCATGTCTGATGTTAAGCCTGGGGTCTTGTCTGTCTCCAAGTCGGTAATTGTGGGTTGGTGAGGAGTAGACAGCAGAGTTCGGCTGCATAAGCACGTCAGCCGACCAAACTTTGCATCAGATCAAATCTCAATCAACAATTGAGTTCATACCGTTCATGGACTAGGCGAATTGCACTTCTGGGTGTCAGTGTGCCCGACACGTTGCCTGACgtggacctggacctggcATACGCATgtacatcaaggtcaagatgcaGGGACGCACGGTGGTTGCTTTCGTATCAACTATGACCACTAAGTTAGATCAAAGGTGCATGCATCTGGTTATGATCTGCTCTTCTCCTGCGTCATTATCTACGTGTCATAATCCAGTGAGTGGTCCTTGGGACTGTCGGCCGCTAATGCAGTGGAAGCCGACCTGCTTCTAGGTGACAAACAGACCAATCGTGCGACGTCAAATTCATGTTCGGCCGCTAATGCGCTCCAGCCAATGCTCTCCACCAAGTCTTCAATTGCTGTTTGTCTGATGTTCGACGATGCTTTTCCAGCCCCCAATTCCTCAAGCACTTGGTAGGGGGCGTTTCTTCCCAGAACTTCATAGCCAGGGTATATGCACAGAAAAATACCTATCACAACGGTCGCTAGCGAGTATAGCTTGTATATCGATCCTCCTTGTAAGTCATGGGCAGATTCAAGGGTCGAAGCACAGTAGCATGTACAGTTTGTCACTCTCAGAAGCTGAAGTGCGACGGCGTCAAGCAGACTGCTCGTTTTTATGTTTAACACATGTACTGATAGAACGAGCTCATCCATGTGGACGCTGCGCTCGTCGCCAACGAGACTGCGTATACCCTGTGAAGACTACATACGTGACCGTACCAGAAGCCTACCTTCGGGGCCTTGAGAGAGCAGCTGTAGGCTCTcgaccatcgtcatccttgACTCCCAGCTTCGCAGATGATATACCAGAATATTCTAGACAGTCCCAGAGCCCTTCGGATCCGGGTACCTCGACTAGAAGCAGAGTCGCAGCTCGGGCTCTCATATCAGATGACTGCAGTGCAGAACGTTTCGTCTACGACCTCTGGCAGATGGCATTGCCTGAGAGTCCCGATGACCTTCAGCAACAAGGTAGATACTCATATGCGGTACTTGAATCGGAGTTGATAGGTATATATCTCCAACTTTGGCAGTAGGAAAATTCTGGAGTCTAATCTTGCTCAGAGCCCAGGATAGTGATAAAGCTCCCATCAGCACCACTGGCTATGAAGCTACTGGACACCTTTGAAGAGATATTTTGCGATCACCATTGGTTCCTCCGAAGAGACTTGAGAGAATGAGTCCAGCTACTATTGACAGATCTTAGGACGCAATCACAAGATAGAAGCTGGCTTTCAAGGGCGTCTCTTGTTTCTGCCCTAGCTACAACTTTCATGTATGGATCGCAGCCTTCGGGTGAGATTGCGACTGAACAGGCTGAAACCCCAACACCTCCCGGATCAGACTTGTTTGAACAAGCTGTTGCTTTGCTATACGTCTCATCAGAGGAGCCTACAACAGAAGATGTCGAGGCGTTGAATCTCATGGTAAGCGGTCAGCCCCGACAATCTTGATGCTATCTGACGTGAAACAGGCTTTCTACTCTTACTCTTTGAATCGCTGGAGAATGGCCTACAAATACGCAACACAGAGCTTAGCAGTAGCCAAGCTCTTGTTTCTGGACAGGAATCCAAATCTATCTGCCTCTAGGCAAGAGGTTATAGTCGAACATCGAAAGCGCTTATGGTGGACATCCTTTTGCATGGAGAGAATGGTCGTGGCAGAGCTAGGACTGGCCCCAGCACACGCCGCGAATAAGTTCGATGCTGGGCTGCCTTCTTCACGAGACATACCCGAATCAGAAATGGATCAATCTTTCGATCCGAGTGTTCAGACATTGCAGACACAAATATGCGAGATCAAGTGCCAGATAATAGAATCTGTCGGTCAGTTGCGACAGGTTTCAGATCTGGAAACTATGCTATTCGAGCTATGGCCGTGCTTCGATACATTGCGGTCTTGGAAGGAGAGGGTACCTTCATATATCTCATAGACCTCTTCAATCGCGGTAAACATGGTAAGCACTTTAACAGGCCTTGATCCAGTGGTAATATAAATCCTAACTGTTCGATCAGCGCGATTCGGTTATTGGGACTCAGTGCACGCTTTCAGTAgcctctccatcatctctaTTGCGAAGGCTATCGCTCCCGAGCTTGCCGAAACCTCGGAGCTTAATGATGAGTATCTCTACACCCAATGCCGCCTCATTTTGAAGGAAACGGCCGAAGCGGGTAATCCGGCTGCCAGAGATCGCAATGCCTTGCTAGCCGACTTGGACAGCATTGTCCAAATGTTCACAACCAATGAAGATGCCGGACCGATTGAAAGACCAGCAGAATTTGAGGTTCCGTCATTAGAGTTCTGCGAGAGCTTATGGCCTGATGTTGATTGGCTAGAATTCTTGAATAATTGCTCTCAGTGGGCATAAAGATAGATGTTGGAGAAAGTGTGGTTGTACATGTTGAATGACGTTGTTGAGAGTTTCACGACAGAATATTTTGTCTGGCAAGCTCGGCTAAGTTAATATAGACGGACATTATATAGATAAGGCCGATACTACCCTTTCTGCATGCTTATGTTCTGAAACCACGTGGCTGACAAGTAACCTCAAAATACAACTGTGAGTCGAGATAGCTCGCGGCCGATAATGACATGGCTTGGCCTCGGGGAGAAAAAAGTTCCAGGAGCCTGACGGATGGTACGTACCATAATAAGCTCATCAAAGGTGCTTCTACACTTGGAacagtctttttgtcacttggGGTTGAGATCTAAGCCATTGCCTCCCCGAGCTTGATATGGCCTCAGATTTCCAGGCCGAGACCCGGCTATTGCCAGATCTGACGCTATGCCTGACGAGTGTCGAGTGGCAAATCGCTCGATTTGCTCCAACCCAGCACACCGGTCAACCGGCAATTGTCGACGGTGTACGACGCCCAGAAATGCACATACGTTGTCTCTGGGCCAAAAGGAGGGGGACGTGACAACAACGCTAATGGAGGGGCAGGAAATGTTCCCCCACAGACCGGAAATGCTGACTATCGACTCAGTAGGGATCTGCCACGTCGGAAATCCGTCGAGTGCGGATCCCTGgttgtaggtaggtatcacGACACTGCATATGTCACGCGGGCCAAATTCTCGtccctttcttttttcttcggCCGCTAATGCGAGCTTTTTCAGCATCGGCTGAGATGGTTTAGCGGCCGAAGCATGGAAGGGAAGAGACCCAGTTGGTCAGCCGTATGTCAGACAGAAGGCTGTATGTATGTCAAGTACCCGCGACTGCATCCTCTTGTAGGGCAGCCATGGGTTTTTGAGGTACCATCGACTTTGGGTTCTGTTCTCACCGGTTCATTCCGCTGAAAGCCTCACCCCGCGGACTGGAGAGAAAACCGGGTTATGTCAACAGCCTTGGGGGCCTCATTAACAACACCGCTCATTTCTATATAGATGGTCAGCGCCCTCAGCAACAGACTTTCTCGAATCTCACGACAGAGTAGAACTAGCCAGCACAAACACTATACTAGCAGCATCCTCATCACTTGAAATAATCTCAAAGACTGTCAGCCCAGCAGCCGACACGATGACGGTCACTCAAATCATCTCGACCGTAAGCCGCTTATCCCTACCCAACGCAACCACCTTCACGTGCTTACATTGGTCAGGTTATTCCTAGCGAGCCCAAGCCAACGAACGGCTTACTCGTCAAAGGAGCCAACAGTCACCAAGTCACCGTAACCATCGCAACAAAGCGCCTTGAAAAAGACAGTCTCGGTCAGCTTGAACTCCCAGACGATGTTCTCTACGGTATCAACACATTTCGCGCCATCGAAAACTTCCCTCTATCAGGACGACCCATCGCCAGCTGGCCAGACTTCATCTACGCATTTGCTATGATCAAGCAAGCAGCAGCCCGTGCTAATTATGAAATCGGTACCATCGCATCTGAGCAGGCCAAAGCTATTTCGGAGGCATGCGAAGAGGTCAAAACTGGGGTCCATGACAAGCATTTTGCAGTTGACATGATGGAGGGATCCGGTGGTACTTCTACCAACATGAATGTCAATGAAGTCATCGCCAACATCGTTGCCAAGAATTCAGGCCGAGCTCTTTCCGACTACACGTTTGTTCACCCCAACGATCATGTCAACATGGGACAATCTACAAATGATGCTGTGCCATCAGCTATGAAGCTTGCTGTGTACCGTGCCATGGAGGGTGCTTTGGGTGCTCTCCAAGGGCTTGCAGACGCATTTGCTGTGAAGCGCCAGGAGTACTCAACTCTTCTCCGTCTTGGACGGACTTGTCTTCAGGATGCTCAGCCTATGACCTATGGTCAGGCTCTTGGTGCTCATGAGGCGGTCATCCGAAGACACCGACAACACCTCAGCATGATCCGTGATTCATTTCTTGTGCTCCCGATGGGCGGCACTGCGATTGGCACTGGATTCGGCTCTAAGTCTGGATACAAGGCAGCAGTCTTCAAGTATCTTTCCTCATCGCTGGGTGTTGCAGTGCAGCCATGTAGCGACGCCTTTGATGGGATGCAGAACATGGACACTTGTGCACGTCTCTCAGCCGAGCTGCGCAACACTGCCAATAGCTTGTGGAAGATCGCGAACGACATGATTCTGCTCTCTTCGGGGCCTAATGGCGGTATTGCAGAGATTACTCTCCCACCCGTGCAGGCTGGCTCTTCCATCATGCCCGGCAAGGTCAATCCCGTCATTCCAATCGCGGTCTGTCAAGTAGCGTTGGCCATCACTGGAAATGATGCCGCTGTTTCCATGGCATGCCAACAGGGAATGTTGGAGATCAACCACTATGAGCTTTTGGTTTGCGACCGACTTTTCGACAGCatacagcttctcaagagtgTTTCCAAGACATTCGCCAAGCGATGCGTCGAGGGCCTTGTCGCAAACAAGGAGACGTCAGAGAAGCATCTTCTTGGCGCGAGTGCACTTGCAACAGCGCTTGTCCCGAGCCTTGGGTACGCCAAAGTGTCAAGCATCGTGAGATCGGCTCTGGCTGAAGAGCGCCCGTTTCTGGACGTGGTGGTAGAGCGGGGTTTGTTGAGGCAGGATGATGTTTTGGGTGTTCTGGAGCGTTCGGTTTTCATTGAGTAATTATGACGTCGATGTTAGATTTTTGTTCGCCAAGCAATGATAGAACTACAAAGAGTACAGCGAGGAATGTATTTCCTATTCAAGAAAGCCGAGATTGTATGTCTTGTGACTGATAACTACTCTATATTGAGACGCGTTGTCGTCGCGTACTATCGATAAGATATCACGCGTTAAGTTCTGAAGAAAAGGAGTGACGTCAAGATAGTCATTGTCTACTCCGCATGCGGTTAGACTGAGGCTGCTTTTTCCACAAATCAGACATTCTGACAAGCTCCCAGACCCATCGCTATTCGCGGTTGAAACTCGCATCGAAAGTGCAACCAAAACCCAACCGTTTAACCTtaggttattttaaattCTCATCATGCCTGCAAGCTATATTTGCAAGAACTTCAATGGATGCCGAGAAAAacaattaataattatatccCCCATAGAATATCCAGCTATGTACCTGAGCTCTATTGATTATGATGTTAATTACTTGGCTGGATTCTTCTCTCTAGGGTAGCTCTGGTGGCTGCAAATCACTCGCATCCCGTGATATGGGTAATCCAGTCTCTGCGGTCTTTCGGGGCTCCGAGAAACCGAGCCTTTACCCGAAAGAGACAcatgccatcatcaaggatgaggGTTTGGCCTTGGCGTTTTGTAGGCCAATATCCATGAGTCTTTGACGAATCCCAGTGTTGTAAAATTTGCCAAATATTTTGACAGGTCAATTGAGCCTAATGATACGATGAACGTGGACCCAAACGAGAGCGATGGGGAAGAAAACGCCGTCTCGGGAACGCGTCGAGTTCCCGAGCATAAGCTCTCTGTAAGCTGAGACCCATCGCATGCTGAGTTGTAACTTCGGATGGTACCTGACAACTGCCAGTGTGACCAGTGTAGACAAAGAAAGGTGAGTGAATGCGTGCATCTCATCAGCGCCTTCACTGACCCGTCATAGATCAAATGCGACCGTGGGAATCCTTGTGGACCGTGTCAACGAAAGAGTATTCGTTGTTCGTTCCCCACTGGCTTCAAGCCTCGAGCAAAACGTCAGCAGGTCCTGGTATCAGATGGCTAGTAAGTAGTAGTGAGAGAATTACAAGTAATCGCGCTTACAAGGTACAGTGAATCCAAACTGGACGCCATTTCGCAAAAGCTTGATCGCATAAGCCTCGCTGTCGACAACATCGCTTTTTCTCCTCAACAATTACAAGGAGGCTCGTCAGCTGCTCACACTGCTATTAGTTCACACGCCACCCCAAAATCCCATGCGAGCTCCCCGTCGTGTAATGTCAGAACAAGCCAGGAGAAAGGCCCAGAGTTCGAAGGCGATGTCACTTTGACGACACAAGCTACATTTGCGACGAACTTCTTGCAACAATTTGTTGACAGCAACCAGCCATCGCAAACGCTTCCGGAGATAAAGAGTCACTTAGACGCACTACGAAAGATATTGGCGAGCAAGGATGTCACGGCTGACGAGACGCGTCTCGTTGATACGCAACGGATATTGTCCCCTCAAGAACATGGAGGGTTTCAGCTTCCTCCTGTCAAcctggccatgatggctgtACAGAGACTGAGAGGTAATTTGTGCGACACCTGCCGTTACAAAAATACTAATACCCTCTGTAGAGTCTCCCAGGTTACAGCTATTCTGGCGTGCAGAGTTTCACAGCATCAGTCAATTTGTCGAGTATCT of Fusarium musae strain F31 chromosome 5, whole genome shotgun sequence contains these proteins:
- a CDS encoding hypothetical protein (EggNog:ENOG41), coding for MTVTQIISTVIPSEPKPTNGLLVKGANSHQVTVTIATKRLEKDSLGQLELPDDVLYGINTFRAIENFPLSGRPIASWPDFIYAFAMIKQAAARANYEIGTIASEQAKAISEACEEVKTGVHDKHFAVDMMEGSGGTSTNMNVNEVIANIVAKNSGRALSDYTFVHPNDHVNMGQSTNDAVPSAMKLAVYRAMEGALGALQGLADAFAVKRQEYSTLLRLGRTCLQDAQPMTYGQALGAHEAVIRRHRQHLSMIRDSFLVLPMGGTAIGTGFGSKSGYKAAVFKYLSSSLGVAVQPCSDAFDGMQNMDTCARLSAELRNTANSLWKIANDMILLSSGPNGGIAEITLPPVQAGSSIMPGKVNPVIPIAVCQVALAITGNDAAVSMACQQGMLEINHYELLVCDRLFDSIQLLKSVSKTFAKRCVEGLVANKETSEKHLLGASALATALVPSLGYAKVSSIVRSALAEERPFLDVVVERGLLRQDDVLGVLERSVFIE
- a CDS encoding hypothetical protein (EggNog:ENOG41); this encodes MPSDYTESGEVLQADKTPMGLYAFEMYKDERCQSGSNSFSSFRATTSISVNSSMYNNMDIEKTPHTSMDENESCDSKSQGLAISPKPEALQHLSDEELAALEKRLRRKIDLRLLPCMILIYIMNYLDRVQERFWHTSLSIASAVAGFIISASTTVISPRYFGAMIMLPGIYSGFNMSMAWTANTNFRPVSKRAAALAFNNALATICSIYGSFLYPNGAEPRFILAFSVNAAMATIAIIASIALYLVLKRANRKLELKEAEEEAAGRHLPGSGFRYLT
- a CDS encoding hypothetical protein (EggNog:ENOG41); protein product: MYGSQPSGEIATEQAETPTPPGSDLFEQAVALLYVSSEEPTTEDVEALNLMAFYSYSLNRWRMAYKYATQSLAVAKLLFLDRNPNLSASRQEVIVEHRKRLWWTSFCMERMVVAELGLAPAHAANKFDAGLPSSRDIPESEMDQSFDPSVQTLQTQICEIKCQIIESVGFRSGNYAIRAMAVLRYIAVLEGEGTFIYLIDLFNRGKHARFGYWDSVHAFSSLSIISIAKAIAPELAETSELNDEYLYTQCRLILKETAEAGNPAARDRNALLADLDSIVQMFTTNEDAGPIERPAEFEVPSLEFCESLWPDVDWLEFLNNCSQWA
- a CDS encoding hypothetical protein (EggNog:ENOG41), which translates into the protein MAPFEGKVIAVTGAASGMGLATAKLLAERGATISLADINEEALKRAKASLPGGKHIYQVVDVSKSDSVDSWIKATLNTFGGLHGAVNMAGIIAEPVPLTEYSDEVWDKIFAVNTRGVFNCLRAELGAMSAGASIVSAASVFGQFGAPGHVAYCASKAAVIGLSRTAAKENAHIRVNCVSPGSVSTAMNEHDDEEHMKRSLSGTVQKRRADPVEVARVIAFLLGDEASFVTGAVYNVDGGWSEYLHVIRSLHGGELRLLVPSRKCLDI